The following coding sequences lie in one Montipora foliosa isolate CH-2021 chromosome 11, ASM3666993v2, whole genome shotgun sequence genomic window:
- the LOC137974741 gene encoding beta-glucuronidase-like codes for MSRRYFASPLTILLRWYIMMTFTKAMLHPRESETRQVKSLDGMWDFRADIFSSGFEEMWYSMPLAQVGDILSMPVPSSYNDITEERWLRDFIGWVWYEKQFYVPPSWLANKKRVTLRFESVFYRCKVWLNNIEILEHEGGDMPFEAEISKELKRIKRDSHRLTVAVNNNFSFRKRRNAASDTSSVYNLSFCDSSDGYSRILDFAGIHGSVRIYSTPAIHISDITYTTHYNYHKATIKFITAVEVDDRANKDDVIISYELLDRNGRVSAFKVGVKLLEGEMTVFNPILWWPVGMSDTPGYDMI; via the exons ATGTCCCGTAGATATTTTGCCTCACCATTAACAATTCTCCTAAGATGGTATATCATGATGACATTTACAAAAGCAATGTTGCATCCCAGAGAATCCGAAACACGCCAAGTAAAATCTTTAGACGGAATGTGGGATTTTCGAGCGGATATTTTCTCGTCGGGGTTTGAAGAGATGTGGTATTCTATGCCATTGGCGCAG GTTGGAGATATCCTGTCCATGCCGGTTCCATCCAGCTATAATGACATCACTGAGGAGCGCTGGCTCAGGGACTTTATTGGTTGGGTCTGGTACGAGAAACAGTTTTACGTGCCTCCTTCCTGGCTGGCAAATAAGAAACGAGTTACCCTGCGCTTTGAGAGCGTATTTTACAGGTGCAAAGTG TGGTTGAACAACATTGAGATCTTGGAGCACGAAGGTGGGGATATGCCTTTTGAAGCTGAGATCTCAAAGGAACTGAAAAGAATTAAAAGAGACTCCCACAGACTAACAGTAGCTGTGAACAATAATTTTTCATTTAGAAAACGAAGAAACGCTGCGAGCGATACTAG CTCAGTTTACAACTTGTCTTTTTGCGATTCATCAGATGGTTATTCCAGAATACTAGACTTTGCTGGTATTCACGGTTCGGTACGAATTTATTCTACCCCTGCAATACACATATCTGACATCACTTACACAACCCATTATAATTACCATAAAGCCACGATCAAATTTATCACAGCGGTTGAAGTTGACGACAGAGCGAACAAAGATGACGTCATTATAAGCTACGAGCTGTTAGACCGGAACGGGAGAGTCTCCGCCTTTAAAGTTGGTGTTAAATTGCTCGAAGGTGAAATGACGGTATTTAATCCTATCCTGTGGTGGCCCGTCGGTATGAGCGACACGCCgggatatgatatgatatga
- the LOC137976631 gene encoding beta-glucuronidase-like: MAARLPVTLYGYRPHCFYHVTASYKDIRDVYILTVGIRTVRVEGSKFLINNVPFYFKGFGKIQDGDIRGRGFDYATLVRDFNMIKWFGANSIRTSRHPPPKELLDLTDKHGIVVIDESPLVGPKELFKNVISDHTVNRHFDLTTELIKRDKNHPSVVMWSVAHHRSYSRSEEFPFYLKRMMEFTREMDLQRRLVTYLVSSDYRLGVVEDPALEFCDVISLSRHYGWYWYPGQPNLIAEALEEDLRGLHNVFFKPILMAEYGSSAVSGRHEQPSLLYSEEYQVDTMRRYFPVFDELRREFLVGEMIWTFADYDVLESFEPFSAKTKGLLTRQRQPKASAHAIRQRYQALVMDAHPRFTGDELLDILIRFKPHHGSQYPISFKHRLPALIREERVNTTIRKRSVDDFNVF, from the exons atggctgcgaggctgccggtgaccttgtatggatacagacctcactgcttttatcat gtTACGGCGTCATACAAGGACATACGTGATGTGTACATTCTAACTGTAGGTATCCGGACCGTCCGTGTAGAGGGCTCCAAGTTTCTCATCAATAACGTTCCTTTCTACTTCAAAGGTTTTGGAAAAATACAGGATGGTGAC ATAAGAGGTCGAGGCTTTGATTACGCAACTTTGGTAAGGGATTTCAATATGATAAAATGGTTTGGTGCCAATTCCATTCGTACGAGCAGACATCCACCTCCTAAGGAGCTACTGGATCTCACTGACAAGCACGGTATCGTTGTTATAGATGAAAGCCCACTTGTTGGACCAAAGGAGTTGTTTAA GAACGTCATATCAGACCACACTGTCAACCGACATTTTGACCTAACGACTGAACTTATAAAGCGCGACAAGAATCATCCCTCAGTCGTCATGTGGTCTGTTGCTCACCATCGCTCCTACTCGCGTAGTGAAGAGTTTCCTTTTTACTTAAAACGAATGATGGAGTTCACCAGAGAGATGGATTTGCAGAGACGCCTTGTAACATACTTAGTTTCTTCGGATTACAGGCTTGGTGTGGTGGAGGACCCTGCG CTTGAATTCTGCGATGTAATTTCCCTTAGTCGTCATTATGGATGGTACTGGTACCCAGGCCAACCCAACCTCATAGCGGAAGCATTAGAGGAGGATCTGCGTGGCCTACATAACGTGTTTTTCAAACCAATACTGATGGCCGAGTATGGCAGTAGTGCTGTTAGCGGAAGGCATGAG CAACCATCGTTACTTTACTCAGAAGAATATCAG GTGGATACGATGAGAAGATATTTTCCTGTTTTTGATGAACTCAGGAGAGAGTTTTTGGTGGGAGAAATGATCTGGACGTTTGCAGATTACGATGTGTTAGAAT CTTTCGAACCTTTCTCAGCCAAAACCAAGGGGCTGTTAACAAGACAAAGACAACCAAAGGCGTCTGCGCATGCTATCCGGCAGAGATACCAGGCTTTGGTTATGGACGCGCATCCTCGATTCACTGGTGACGAGTTGCTAGACATTCTAATAAGATTTAAGCCTCACCACGGTAGCCAGTACCCCATCAGTTTTAAACATCGTCTGCCTGCATTGATACGAGAGGAAAGAGTGAATACGACAATAAGAAAACGTTCCGTCGATGATTTTAACGTATTCTAG